DNA sequence from the Paenibacillus azoreducens genome:
CATGAGAACGTCTATCTTACTATTCAAGCGCTTCAGGAAGAAGCGTTGTTCAGCGTTCAGCTGCTGTGTGACATTGCAGACATTTCACGTTCAAGCTATTACAAGTGGCTAAATCGCAAGCCCAGTTCCCATGAGCAGGAGAATGCAGAGTTAACGCATGTCATGATGTCCATTTATGAGAAAGTCGAGCGTACCTTTGGATACCGTCAATTAACGTTGCACATGCGCCGCCAAACGGGAAAAACGATTAACCAAAAGCGCGTGTACCGGCTGATGAAGATACAAGGAATTCAATCTGTCATCCGGAGGAAGAAAAAGAGATATGCGAGATCCACCCCACAGCAGGTGGCAGAGAACGTGCTGAACCGCAAATTCACTGCAGATGCGCCAAATGAAAAGTGGGTTACGGATGTGACGGAATTCAAGTACGGCAATGGCCAAAAAGCGTATCTAAGCGCTATTCTCGACCTTTATGATAAATCCATCGTTTCCTATGTATTCGGGCATTCCAATAACAAACCTCTTGTATTTCAGACGTTGAAACGGGCCTTGCAAGAAGTACCAGGAAGCAAGCCCATGCTTCATAGCGACCGGGGTTTCCAATATACCTCTCTGGATTTCAAGAAGCTCTTGGACGATGACGAAATGACTCAGAGTATGTCACGTGTTGGACGATGCATCGATAACGGTCCAATGGAATCTTTCTGGGGAACCCTAAAATGCGAGAAGTATTATTTACACACCTACCATACCTTTGAGGAGCTCGAAAAAGACCTCCAGGCCTATATCCACTTTTACAATTACGAACGATTACAAGCAAAACTAAACGGCCTCAGTCCGATGGAATTCAGGACAAAGGCCGCTTAATTGATTTTTATTTTTTGTACTGTCTACTTGACGGGGTGCAGTTCAATAGCGGGGGCAGTCTCTTTTTTATAATTTTCAAGTTCCAAAATATCATCATATGAAAAATTCACAAAAGGAAAGATACATTGTGCGTCTATTGTGCAAAGCTATATAAATTGAACTATAGAAAAGGACAAGAAATAGGCAAGAGGGAGAAATGATTCTGGAGAAGCGAAGCGCTCGCCTTTGTGAGTGGATTTCTACCATAGATAGGTTCAAATCATAGAAATCTGGGAGCAACAGCGATCGAAAGAACATTTCACACGGCTGCCTTCAATCTGTACAATTCATTGGTTCAACTTATATAGCTATAAAGCTTTCGTGACATCAAGATATAAAAAGCTTTAAGATGTATATGTATGATGGGCGCATAGCGAAAAAAGTTATACGGGAAATGATTTGAGAACCGCAAAAGGAGGGGATTCTATGGGAACAATGTGGAAGGGCGGCCAAATTTACACGATGAAGGCGGAACTACAAACTGTTGAGGCGGTATATACCGAAAACGGAGTTATTTTGGGGACCGGTGCATTGGCCGAACTGGAGAATAAGTATCGCGGGCAAATAGATCATGTCGAAGATTTGCGGGGCGGTGTCATGTTCCCTGGTTTTGTGGACAGCCATATGCATTTAATCGGACATGGGGAGACTTTTCTCAAATTGCAATTAGGCGGCTGCCGGAGCAGGGAAGAGGCAATTGAACGGGTGAAAGCACAAGCCGAGATATTGCCGGAAGGCATATGGATCATCGGCGAAGGCTGGAATGAAAATGAATGGACGGATTCAGGTTTGCCTGAACGGGAGCTGCTGGATTTGGTCGCACCCAGACACCCGGTCCTCCTGCGGAGAGTGTGCAGGCATGCGATTGCTGTCAACACGGCCGCGCTTGCCGCGGCGGGAGTGAACGAATATACTCGCGTACCGAACGGTGGTGTATTGGGGCGGGACGCTGCGGGAAGATTAAACGGCATCCTCAAAGAGCAAGCCCAGGAGCTGGTGCTTGGAGCGATGCCCGGTGCGACGGATGAATATTTGGCAGCAGCGTTGGAGGCGGCGATTGAAGACTGCTGGTCCAAAGGTTTAACGGGCGGCCATACGGAGGATCTAAGTTATTACGGGAGCTGCACCCGAACCATGAACGCATTTCATAGCGTCATTCATGAGCGGCACAAGCATTTTCGGGCGCACCTGCTCGTACATCATTTAGTGCTGGACGAGTGGCTGCGAGAGCACAGAGGCGAGTATATTGAATCGTCGCTGCTTGAATTTGGAGCCATGAAGCTGTTTGCGGATGGGGCGCTCGGCGGAAGAACCGCTCTGCTCAGCCGGCCGTATGCGGACGATCCAACGACAAACGGTGTTGCGGTACATTCGGATGATGAGCTGGAAAGTCTGGTTATAAAGGCGAGACAGCATGGCTTAGCTGTTGCCTCTCATGCCATCGGGGATGCGGCAGCCGAAAAGGTGCTCAAATATCTGGAGAAGTATCCATGTCCTGAAGGAAAAAGAGACCGGCTGATTCATGGACAGATCCTCCGTCCCGAACTGGTTGCACAAATGAAGAGGATGCCTGTCATAACCGACATTCAGCCAAGTTTTGTGGCATCGGATTTCCCGTGGGTGATGGAACGGATCGGCGATCCCCAAGGGCTGCTGGTTTATGCCTGGCATACTCTTTTGGCAGAAGGCATCCCTTGTGCAGGAGGCTCTGATGCACCGATCGAGAAGGTGTCGCCGCTCGAAGGCATTCATGCGGCAGTAACGCGGACAAAACCCGGCCAGAAAACCGTCTATGAAGAAAAGGAAAAGCTCACGATGTATGAAGCAATCTCTATATATACCAAAGGAAGCGCCTTTGCAGCCTGCCATGAACGAACACATGGCCTGATCGGGGAAGGATATGCGGCGGATTTTACGGTTTTGATGCAGGATCCGTTCGGCGGAAATCCGGATATTCTTCTTGAAGATCTCGTCCAAATGACGGTCGTGAACGGGAACGTAGTTTACGCAAGAAAATAAACCTATTCGAAGTTGAATTTATAAACGGCAGCAACCTTATGTAATTCAATATGTCAAAAAATCATCATATGAAAAATTCACAATAGAAAAATCATTTACCGTACCTGGGAGCTTACTACTAAAACACCTGCTATTCACGTTTTTATCAACAACACAAGAAAAAAGGATCTTAAATTACCATAAATATAATTATGTAAACTTATATGCTGTATGGTACAGATAGCAAAACAAACTTGATCCCATACTCTCCAAAGAT
Encoded proteins:
- a CDS encoding amidohydrolase; this translates as MGTMWKGGQIYTMKAELQTVEAVYTENGVILGTGALAELENKYRGQIDHVEDLRGGVMFPGFVDSHMHLIGHGETFLKLQLGGCRSREEAIERVKAQAEILPEGIWIIGEGWNENEWTDSGLPERELLDLVAPRHPVLLRRVCRHAIAVNTAALAAAGVNEYTRVPNGGVLGRDAAGRLNGILKEQAQELVLGAMPGATDEYLAAALEAAIEDCWSKGLTGGHTEDLSYYGSCTRTMNAFHSVIHERHKHFRAHLLVHHLVLDEWLREHRGEYIESSLLEFGAMKLFADGALGGRTALLSRPYADDPTTNGVAVHSDDELESLVIKARQHGLAVASHAIGDAAAEKVLKYLEKYPCPEGKRDRLIHGQILRPELVAQMKRMPVITDIQPSFVASDFPWVMERIGDPQGLLVYAWHTLLAEGIPCAGGSDAPIEKVSPLEGIHAAVTRTKPGQKTVYEEKEKLTMYEAISIYTKGSAFAACHERTHGLIGEGYAADFTVLMQDPFGGNPDILLEDLVQMTVVNGNVVYARK
- a CDS encoding IS3 family transposase, producing MPKEAKLSQYRHENVYLTIQALQEEALFSVQLLCDIADISRSSYYKWLNRKPSSHEQENAELTHVMMSIYEKVERTFGYRQLTLHMRRQTGKTINQKRVYRLMKIQGIQSVIRRKKKRYARSTPQQVAENVLNRKFTADAPNEKWVTDVTEFKYGNGQKAYLSAILDLYDKSIVSYVFGHSNNKPLVFQTLKRALQEVPGSKPMLHSDRGFQYTSLDFKKLLDDDEMTQSMSRVGRCIDNGPMESFWGTLKCEKYYLHTYHTFEELEKDLQAYIHFYNYERLQAKLNGLSPMEFRTKAA